From the Actinomadura luzonensis genome, the window ACGTGTCGGGGACGATGGCGCTGCCGGTGCCGGGCACCGGCATGACCCGCATGCAGGCCATCAACAAGATCGCCACCGAGGGGCTGGGCCTCTTCCCCGCCGACTCCGAGCTGGGGCTGTGGACGTTCTCCACCCACCTCGACGGGCGCGGCAAGGACTGGAAGGAGCTGGTGTCGGTCGGCCCGGTCAGCGAGCCGATCAACGGCACGCTGCGCAAGGACATCCTGGTCAGGACCTTCGCCCAGATCCAGGCCAAGGCGACCGGCGACACCGGGCTGAACGACACGGTGAAGGCCGCCTACACGCAGCTCAGCAAGACGTACAAGGAAGACAAGATCAACACCCTGCTGATCCTGACGGACGGCGCGGGCAACGACGACCCCGACGGCGGCCTGTCCAACGCCGGGCTGCTCCAGTACCTGAGGAGCGCCTACAACCCGAAGCGGCCGATCAGCATCCTGCTCATCGCCTTCGGGCCGGAGGCCGAGAAGGGCAAGCAGCAGATGGACGCGGTGGCCAAGGCCACGGGCGGCGAGGCGTACATCGCCAAGGACGTCCTCCAGGTCCGCGACTTCTTCCTCCAGGGCATGGAACGCCGGCTCTGCACGCCGAACTGCGACGGCTGACCTGAACTCATGCCCATCGGGCATGACGGGCGAACCCTCACAAAAGGGGGCGCGTCCTCTCCGCGTGGGGCTCACGTGCCCGTCTACCCGGGGGAGGAAATCCGTGCCTGGATGGCCGACCGTCGATCGCGCCGCCGACCACGACCTGGTGGAGGCGTTGCGGCGTACGGACACCGACGCTCCCGCCACGCTCTACGACTCCTACGGCGAGCGGCTGCACGACTACGCCTACTGCCTGACCGGCGAGCCCGACCTGGCCGCCGACGCCGTGCACGACGCCCTCGTGACCGCCCAGGGCTGGGTGGAGCGGCTGAAGGAGCCCGGCCGGCTGCGGGCCTGGCTGTACGCGCTGACCAGGGCCCAGGTCGGGGCCCGGCTGGCGCACCGCGGCGCGCCGCCGCGCGGCCTGCCGCTGCCCGACCCGGCCGAGCAGGAGGACCCCGAGCTGGCCGACCTGGTGCACGAGACGCTGGGCGAGCTGGCCGCCGCCGACCGCGAGGTGGTGGTGCTGTCGCTGCGCCACGGCCTCACCCCGTCCGAGGCCGGCGCGGTGCTGGCGCTGACCTCGCGGCAGGCGGCGGCCCGGCTGGCCAAGGCCCGCGACCACCTGGAGATCGCCGCCGCCGCCGTGGTGCTGGCGAGGACCGGCCGGGCGCACTGCCCGGACCTGTCGGCGATGGTCGACTCCTGGGAGGGACCCCTCACCCCGCTGCTGCGCAGGCGGTTGGCCGGGCACATCGGCGGCTGCGAGGTGTGCACCGAGCGGCGGCGCCGGCAGGTGGACGGCGCGCGCCTGCTCGACCTGGTGCCGGTCGGCTACCCGCCGCTCTCGCTGCGCCGCCGGGTGGTCGAGACCTGCGTGAGCCCGGAGCGCGACCAGGCCAGGACGCTGATCATGGATCGCGGGGACAACTTCGACCGGACCGGGTTCCCGGCGCCGGGCGCGCGCGGCCGGGCCCGCCGGCGCGCGCCGCGCCGCCTCGCGCCGGTGGTGCTGGCCGGCGCGTGCGTGCTGGCCGCGACGGGCGCGGTCGTGGTGATCAACGGTGGTGCGGCGGCGGACAAGACGGCGCTGCGGTTCGCGCCGGCCTCGCCGGAGCCGTCCGCGCCGCCCGCCGATCCCGGCACCGGCGCCGATCCCGGCACCGGCGACAGCGGCAGCCCGGCCCCGATCCGGTGCCCGACCAGGACGGGGTGACGCCGTCGCCGAGCGTCCGCGCCCCGGTCCACCCGGGCGGCCGGCCCGCCGCCACCCGCCCGGCGGCGCGGCCCGCGACGCTGCCGAGCCGCGCCCCGGCGCGCACCACGCGCCGCCCGGTGCCGGCCGCCCGGCTGAGCGCGTCCTGCCCGGGCGGCATCGAGACCGCGGCGC encodes:
- a CDS encoding RNA polymerase sigma factor → MPGWPTVDRAADHDLVEALRRTDTDAPATLYDSYGERLHDYAYCLTGEPDLAADAVHDALVTAQGWVERLKEPGRLRAWLYALTRAQVGARLAHRGAPPRGLPLPDPAEQEDPELADLVHETLGELAAADREVVVLSLRHGLTPSEAGAVLALTSRQAAARLAKARDHLEIAAAAVVLARTGRAHCPDLSAMVDSWEGPLTPLLRRRLAGHIGGCEVCTERRRRQVDGARLLDLVPVGYPPLSLRRRVVETCVSPERDQARTLIMDRGDNFDRTGFPAPGARGRARRRAPRRLAPVVLAGACVLAATGAVVVINGGAAADKTALRFAPASPEPSAPPADPGTGADPGTGDSGSPAPIRCPTRTG